The Sphingomonas alpina genome has a segment encoding these proteins:
- a CDS encoding toxic anion resistance protein: MATATETATDTKTPDLVLTPPDPVPVVAPEKAVGLVPVDDGTRTQLQTRVDTFIDDLVAQDVNSPEFGKRVDAISAMGQKEIREAAGQSNRFLDRPTKAMDQETGVGKDLAELRRTVEDLDPGRRGNLTAPRKIFGIIPFGNKMRNYFDGYKSSQTHISSILKSLGSGKDELLMDNAAIDVERANLWTAMGRLEQMILLSKTMDQKLEDKANELDHTDPAKAKAIRETALFYVRQRTQDLLTQMAVTVQGYLALDLVKKNNVELVKGVDRASTTTVSALRTAVTVAQALTNQRLVLEQITALNTTTAGIIDSTGKLLKSQTAQIHEQAASATIPLETLQRAFQNIYDTMDAIDTFKLKALDSMKTTVTALGNEVEKSKGYIARAEGQSQNKGSGGETFKLEAL, from the coding sequence ATGGCTACCGCAACCGAGACAGCGACCGATACAAAGACACCCGATCTGGTGCTGACCCCGCCCGATCCCGTGCCCGTGGTCGCACCCGAAAAGGCGGTCGGACTGGTGCCGGTCGATGACGGCACGCGCACGCAATTGCAGACCCGGGTCGACACCTTCATCGACGATCTTGTTGCGCAGGACGTCAATTCGCCCGAATTCGGCAAGCGCGTCGATGCGATCAGCGCGATGGGCCAGAAGGAAATCCGCGAGGCGGCCGGACAGTCGAACCGCTTCCTCGACCGGCCGACCAAGGCGATGGATCAGGAAACCGGCGTCGGCAAGGACCTTGCCGAGCTGCGCCGCACCGTCGAGGATCTCGATCCGGGCCGGCGCGGCAACCTGACCGCACCGCGCAAGATTTTCGGGATCATCCCGTTCGGCAACAAGATGCGCAATTATTTCGACGGCTATAAATCGTCGCAGACGCACATCTCCTCGATCCTCAAGTCGCTTGGCAGCGGCAAGGACGAGCTGCTGATGGACAATGCCGCGATCGACGTGGAACGCGCCAATCTGTGGACCGCGATGGGCCGGCTCGAACAGATGATCCTGTTGTCCAAGACGATGGATCAGAAGCTCGAGGACAAGGCCAACGAACTCGACCACACCGATCCGGCCAAGGCCAAGGCGATCCGTGAGACGGCGCTCTTCTATGTCCGCCAGCGCACTCAGGATCTGCTGACTCAGATGGCGGTGACGGTGCAGGGCTACCTCGCACTCGACCTGGTCAAGAAGAACAATGTCGAGCTGGTAAAGGGCGTCGATCGCGCTTCGACCACCACGGTGTCGGCGCTACGCACCGCAGTGACCGTAGCGCAGGCGCTGACCAATCAGCGGCTCGTGCTCGAACAGATCACCGCGCTCAACACGACGACCGCCGGGATCATCGATTCGACCGGCAAGCTGCTCAAGAGCCAGACCGCGCAGATTCACGAACAGGCCGCCTCGGCGACCATCCCGCTCGAAACGCTGCAGCGCGCGTTCCAGAACATCTACGACACGATGGACGCGATCGACACCTTCAAGCTGAAGGCGCTCGATTCGATGAAGACCACGGTCACCGCGCTCGGCAATGAGGTCGAAAAGTCGAAGGGCTATATCGCCCGCGCCGAAGGCCAGTCGCAGAACAAGGGCTCGGGCGGCGAGACGTTCAAGCTGGAAGCCCTCTGA
- a CDS encoding bile acid:sodium symporter family protein → MPLLRRLIPDRFILILIATVAVATLLPVRGQALDVIGWISNAAIFLLFFLHGARLSRDAVIDGLTRWRLLLAVLGFGYLLFPLAGLGLSHALGGWIAPELLLGIIFLTVLPTTVQSSIAYASIARGNIAASVIAAAASNLLGVVLTPLLFAAVASSAVGAVSFGGVGRIALLLLLPFALGQILRGPVQPILHRHARLAGMMDKLTIMIAVFVAFSDAAAEGLWSRISSAELGWLALIVLILILASFAAAWTIGGALGLSREDRITLLFSGAHKSLATGAPMARILFPAAIAGAVILPLMLYHQMQLMLSALISARLAKRD, encoded by the coding sequence ATGCCGCTGCTCCGCCGCCTGATCCCCGACCGGTTCATCCTGATCCTGATCGCAACGGTGGCGGTCGCGACACTGCTGCCGGTGCGGGGGCAAGCGCTTGACGTGATCGGCTGGATTTCCAATGCGGCGATCTTCCTGCTCTTCTTTCTCCACGGTGCACGGCTGAGCCGTGACGCGGTGATTGACGGACTGACGCGGTGGCGACTGCTGCTCGCGGTGCTCGGGTTCGGCTATCTGCTGTTCCCGCTCGCCGGGCTCGGCCTCAGCCACGCGCTGGGCGGATGGATCGCGCCCGAATTGCTGCTCGGCATCATCTTCCTTACCGTCCTGCCGACCACGGTGCAATCGTCGATCGCCTATGCCTCGATCGCGCGGGGCAATATCGCGGCGTCGGTGATCGCGGCGGCAGCATCGAACCTGCTCGGCGTGGTGCTGACTCCGCTCTTGTTCGCGGCGGTGGCGAGCAGCGCGGTCGGCGCGGTGTCGTTCGGCGGCGTGGGCCGCATCGCCCTGCTGCTGCTCCTGCCCTTCGCGCTCGGGCAAATATTGCGCGGGCCGGTGCAGCCGATCCTTCACCGTCATGCCAGGCTTGCGGGCATGATGGACAAGCTGACCATCATGATCGCGGTGTTCGTCGCCTTTTCTGACGCCGCGGCGGAGGGTCTATGGAGTCGGATCAGCTCCGCTGAACTTGGCTGGCTCGCACTGATCGTGCTGATACTGATTCTGGCATCATTCGCCGCCGCCTGGACGATCGGCGGCGCATTGGGGCTCAGTCGCGAAGACCGCATCACCCTGCTCTTCTCCGGCGCGCACAAAAGCCTCGCCACCGGCGCACCGATGGCCCGCATCCTGTTTCCGGCGGCGATCGCCGGGGCAGTCATCCTGCCGCTGATGCTGTATCACCAGATGCAATTGATGCTGTCGGCCCTGATTTCCGCCCGGCTTGCCAAAAGAGACTAG
- a CDS encoding LysR family transcriptional regulator produces the protein MDRSRLPLNALRSFEAAARHLSFTRAAIELCVSQGAISHQVKALEDLLGTPLFRRLPRGLALTDEGQALIPVVADSFDRVGAMLDRFSEGRFQEVLTIGAVGTFATGWLLGRLPDFLQAHPEIDLRLMTNNNRVDLAGEGLDMAIRFGEGAWHGTHAERIMAAPMTPLCAPGVATRLNDAADLVREPRLRSYRSDEWARWFAAAGLPPPGMRGIVFDTSLAAAAAAVSGVGVALLPSAMFARELSAEQLVRPFACEVDVGQYWLTRLQSRADGPAMTAFRCWIMGVAG, from the coding sequence ATGGATCGATCGCGACTGCCGCTGAATGCCCTGCGCTCGTTCGAAGCCGCCGCCCGGCATCTGAGCTTCACGCGTGCGGCGATCGAACTGTGCGTCAGCCAGGGGGCGATCAGCCATCAGGTCAAGGCGCTGGAGGATCTGCTCGGCACGCCGCTGTTTCGTCGTCTACCGCGCGGACTGGCGCTGACCGATGAGGGGCAGGCGCTTATTCCGGTGGTTGCCGATTCCTTCGACCGGGTCGGAGCAATGCTCGACCGGTTTTCGGAAGGACGGTTTCAGGAAGTGTTGACGATCGGCGCGGTGGGGACGTTCGCGACCGGCTGGCTGCTTGGCCGGCTGCCGGATTTTCTCCAGGCGCATCCCGAGATCGACCTCCGGCTGATGACCAACAACAACCGCGTCGACCTGGCCGGGGAGGGGCTCGACATGGCGATCCGCTTTGGCGAGGGCGCGTGGCACGGTACCCATGCCGAGCGGATCATGGCGGCGCCGATGACGCCGCTGTGCGCGCCGGGCGTCGCGACGCGGCTGAACGATGCTGCCGACCTTGTCCGGGAACCCCGGCTGCGTTCCTATCGCTCGGACGAATGGGCGCGCTGGTTCGCGGCAGCCGGCTTGCCGCCGCCCGGTATGCGCGGGATCGTGTTCGACACGTCGCTGGCAGCGGCTGCGGCGGCGGTGTCGGGTGTCGGTGTCGCGCTGTTGCCGTCGGCGATGTTCGCGCGCGAGCTCTCGGCCGAACAGCTTGTCCGGCCCTTCGCGTGCGAAGTGGATGTCGGGCAATATTGGCTGACCCGGCTGCAATCGCGCGCCGACGGCCCGGCGATGACTGCCTTTCGCTGCTGGATCATGGGGGTGGCTGGATAG
- the typA gene encoding translational GTPase TypA, with translation MSLRNVAIIAHVDHGKTTLVDQLFRQSGTFRDNQRIEERAMDSNDLEKERGITILAKCTSVEWDDHHGHKTRINIVDTPGHADFGGEVERILSMVDGVILLVDSAEGAMPQTKFVTGKALALGLRPIVVVNKVDRSDARIQEVLDEVFDLFVSLEATDEQLDFPVLYASGRNGYASTDENAREGTLTPMFETIVKHVPEPSADPNGPFKFLVTLLDRDNFLGRILTGLIFSGSVKTNMAIHALDNDGKIVETGRASKIMAFRGLERVPVDVASAGDIISIAGLTTTTVSNTICDPSVSEPLHAQPIDPPTLSMRFAVNDSPMAGREGSKVTSRMIRDRLFREAESNVAIKVTEAADRDSYEVAGRGELQLGVLIETMRREGFELGISRPRVLFSEDEDGNKTEPYETVIIDVDEEYSGTVVEKMNIRKAEMTDMRPSGGGKTRITFSAPSRGMIGYHGEFLSDTRGTGIMNRLFEKYGPHKGKIEGRKNGVLISNGAGEANAYALGPLEERGILMVAPQEALYEGMIVGENAKTDDLEVNPMKAKQLTNFRASGGKDDAIRLTPPWRLTLEQAIAYIDDDELVEVTPKSIRLRKRYLDPNERKRASRAKAA, from the coding sequence ATGAGCCTCCGCAATGTGGCGATCATCGCGCACGTCGATCACGGCAAGACGACTTTGGTCGATCAGCTGTTCCGTCAGTCGGGCACGTTCCGCGACAACCAGCGCATCGAAGAGCGTGCGATGGATTCGAATGACCTCGAAAAAGAGCGCGGCATCACGATTCTTGCCAAGTGCACCAGCGTCGAGTGGGACGATCATCACGGTCACAAGACGCGCATCAACATCGTCGACACGCCCGGTCACGCCGATTTCGGCGGTGAGGTTGAGCGCATCCTGTCGATGGTCGACGGTGTGATCCTGCTGGTCGATTCGGCCGAAGGCGCAATGCCGCAGACCAAGTTCGTGACCGGCAAGGCGCTCGCGCTCGGCCTGCGTCCGATCGTCGTGGTCAATAAGGTCGACCGCAGCGACGCGCGCATCCAGGAAGTGCTTGACGAAGTGTTCGACCTGTTCGTGTCGCTTGAAGCGACCGACGAGCAGCTCGATTTCCCGGTGCTCTACGCCTCGGGCCGCAATGGCTATGCCAGCACCGACGAGAATGCGCGCGAAGGCACGCTGACCCCGATGTTCGAAACCATCGTCAAGCATGTGCCGGAGCCGAGCGCCGATCCGAACGGTCCGTTCAAGTTCCTGGTGACATTGCTCGACCGCGACAATTTCCTCGGCCGCATCCTCACCGGGCTGATCTTCTCGGGTTCGGTCAAGACCAACATGGCGATCCATGCGCTGGATAATGACGGCAAGATCGTCGAGACCGGCCGCGCGTCGAAGATCATGGCGTTCCGCGGGCTGGAGCGCGTTCCGGTCGATGTCGCCAGCGCGGGCGACATCATTTCGATCGCCGGCCTGACCACCACCACCGTGTCGAACACGATCTGCGACCCGAGCGTGAGCGAGCCGCTGCATGCGCAGCCAATCGATCCGCCGACGCTGTCGATGCGTTTCGCGGTCAATGATTCGCCGATGGCCGGCCGTGAGGGCAGCAAGGTCACCAGCCGCATGATCCGCGACCGCCTGTTCCGCGAAGCCGAATCCAATGTCGCGATCAAGGTTACCGAAGCCGCCGACCGCGACAGCTACGAAGTCGCCGGCCGCGGCGAGCTTCAGCTCGGCGTGCTGATCGAGACGATGCGCCGCGAGGGTTTCGAGCTCGGCATCAGCCGCCCGCGCGTGCTGTTCAGCGAGGACGAGGACGGCAACAAGACCGAGCCGTACGAAACCGTCATCATCGACGTGGACGAGGAATATTCCGGCACGGTCGTCGAGAAGATGAACATCCGCAAGGCCGAGATGACCGACATGCGTCCCTCGGGCGGCGGCAAGACCCGCATCACCTTCTCAGCACCCTCGCGTGGCATGATCGGCTATCATGGCGAATTCCTGTCCGACACGCGCGGCACCGGGATCATGAACCGGCTGTTCGAGAAATATGGCCCGCACAAGGGCAAGATCGAAGGCCGCAAGAATGGCGTGCTGATCTCCAATGGCGCCGGCGAGGCCAATGCCTATGCGCTGGGTCCGCTCGAAGAGCGCGGCATCCTGATGGTTGCGCCGCAGGAAGCGCTCTACGAAGGCATGATCGTCGGTGAGAACGCCAAGACCGACGACCTTGAAGTCAATCCGATGAAGGCCAAGCAGCTGACCAACTTCCGCGCTTCGGGCGGCAAGGACGATGCAATCCGGCTGACCCCGCCCTGGCGCCTGACGCTCGAACAGGCGATCGCCTATATCGACGATGACGAGCTGGTCGAGGTGACGCCCAAGTCGATCCGACTGCGCAAGCGCTATCTCGACCCGAACGAGCGCAAGCGTGCGAGCCGCGCCAAGGCTGCCTGA
- the bla gene encoding class A beta-lactamase, which translates to MLDRRKFLIATGSTLVSTSLPAARSRTAPLGGETLVAAVQACEAASGGRLGVAILDTATGARFAHRGDERFPMCSTFKLPLAAAILREVDRGRTSLGHKVPVSARDILDHSPFSETRVGGTASLGELCEATMTNSDNAAANLLLPVIGGPAGLTRFARALGDKMTRFDRYEPDLGTCTPGDPRDTTTPLATLALLDRILLGSVLSGSSRTRLTQWMIDNQTGDRRLRAGLPAAWRVGDKTGTGGHGTTNDIAILWPPKRPPLLITSYLTGSPLSTADSEAIHARLARSVARAGESAFRSARSHS; encoded by the coding sequence ATGTTGGACAGGCGCAAATTTCTCATCGCAACCGGCTCGACATTGGTGTCGACCAGCCTGCCGGCGGCCCGAAGCAGGACCGCGCCACTGGGCGGAGAGACACTGGTGGCAGCTGTGCAGGCCTGCGAGGCGGCCAGCGGCGGGCGGCTCGGCGTCGCGATCCTCGACACCGCAACCGGCGCCCGCTTCGCGCATCGCGGCGATGAGCGCTTCCCGATGTGCAGTACCTTCAAGCTGCCTCTCGCCGCCGCGATCCTGCGCGAGGTCGATCGCGGCCGGACCAGCCTCGGCCACAAGGTGCCGGTCAGCGCGCGCGACATTCTCGACCATTCGCCCTTCAGCGAAACGCGCGTCGGCGGCACCGCCTCGCTTGGCGAGTTATGCGAGGCCACCATGACCAACAGCGACAATGCCGCCGCCAATCTGCTGCTGCCGGTGATCGGCGGCCCGGCCGGCCTGACTCGCTTCGCTCGCGCGCTCGGCGACAAGATGACCCGATTCGATCGCTACGAGCCCGACCTTGGCACATGCACGCCGGGCGATCCGCGCGACACCACCACCCCGCTCGCGACGCTTGCCCTGCTCGACCGGATCCTGCTCGGCTCCGTCTTGTCGGGTTCCTCGCGCACGCGCCTGACGCAATGGATGATCGACAACCAGACCGGCGACAGGCGCCTCCGCGCCGGCCTTCCCGCCGCATGGCGGGTCGGCGACAAGACCGGCACCGGCGGCCATGGCACCACCAATGATATCGCGATCCTGTGGCCGCCGAAGCGTCCGCCCCTGCTCATAACGAGCTATCTCACCGGCAGCCCGCTTTCGACCGCTGACAGCGAGGCGATCCACGCACGCCTGGCCCGCAGCGTTGCAAGAGCTGGCGAATCCGCCTTTCGCTCCGCGCGTTCCCATAGCTGA
- a CDS encoding acyltransferase family protein, with translation MSARRFSYADFYERRIRRIFPALIGMLLFSLVAAYFLLLPSELPDFGASVVGTVVFVSNFVFFKQSGYFDGAADEKPLLHTWSLGIEEQFYIIFPVLLFLILRFAPRYARQIIALSAALSLAACIYITPIGGAAAFYLIPMRAWELLVGSLIALGAAPKISPVLWRAALSGAGGALIVAAIILFNSETRFPGTAALLPVAGSALVIAYGEGTATARLLSLRPLTFIGLISYSLYLWHWPLIVFGRDLGLLDGKIGPAVAIVLMSIAAGYLSYRFVETPFRNRSLFSRQRIYRLATVGAAVLLGWGFFYQYSNGLRSRFSSPILAFDDGQYDFSPRRDDCLAVIGTADPAHACVFGGESANMALWGG, from the coding sequence CTGTCGGCCCGGCGTTTTTCCTATGCCGATTTTTATGAGCGGCGCATCCGGCGGATCTTTCCCGCGCTGATCGGCATGCTGTTGTTTTCGCTCGTTGCTGCCTATTTCCTTCTGCTGCCGAGCGAATTGCCCGATTTCGGGGCCAGCGTCGTCGGGACGGTCGTTTTCGTCTCGAACTTCGTCTTCTTTAAGCAATCGGGGTATTTCGATGGTGCGGCGGACGAAAAACCGTTGCTCCATACCTGGTCGCTTGGGATCGAAGAACAATTCTACATCATTTTCCCGGTCCTGTTGTTCCTGATCCTGCGCTTCGCGCCCCGATATGCCCGCCAGATCATCGCGCTGAGTGCGGCACTGTCGCTCGCCGCATGTATCTACATCACGCCGATCGGCGGCGCGGCGGCCTTCTATCTGATCCCGATGCGCGCCTGGGAATTGCTCGTCGGATCGCTCATCGCATTGGGTGCCGCACCGAAGATCTCGCCGGTTTTGTGGCGGGCCGCGCTATCCGGTGCGGGGGGCGCCCTGATCGTTGCGGCGATCATCCTGTTCAACAGCGAGACACGGTTCCCCGGAACGGCGGCGCTGCTGCCGGTGGCCGGATCCGCGCTGGTGATCGCTTATGGCGAAGGAACGGCGACGGCCCGGCTGCTTTCGCTCAGGCCACTCACCTTTATCGGGCTGATCTCCTATTCACTGTATCTCTGGCACTGGCCGCTGATCGTGTTCGGGCGCGATCTCGGTCTGCTCGACGGGAAGATCGGGCCGGCTGTAGCGATCGTGCTGATGTCGATTGCCGCAGGGTATCTTTCCTACCGCTTCGTCGAAACGCCATTCCGCAATCGCAGCCTGTTTTCCCGGCAGCGTATCTACAGGCTGGCGACCGTCGGTGCCGCCGTCCTGTTGGGCTGGGGCTTTTTCTATCAATATTCCAACGGCCTTCGGTCGCGCTTTTCATCCCCAATTCTCGCATTCGACGATGGCCAGTATGATTTCAGCCCAAGGCGGGACGACTGTCTTGCCGTGATCGGAACCGCCGACCCGGCGCACGCGTGCGTGTTCGGCGGGGAAAGCGCCAACATGGCGCTGTGGGGGGGATAG
- a CDS encoding MerR family transcriptional regulator produces MKSYTVSQLARLSGTSVRALHHYDEIGLLRPAFIGNNRYRYYGEEELLRLQQILIHRELDIPLSKIGAILDARDFDRLAALQKQRERLEEQVARYADMVRTIDRTIARLRGECAMTDAELYSGIVSPEKQAGYEAWLVERYGPGIEHELETSRKAMANQTEAERAASMKALEAIETALADALRQGVSPQAAALDPLIERHRAWVTSSWGREATPQAYAGLADVYEHPDFRRRYETIEPGFAEYLMTAMRSWAARQG; encoded by the coding sequence ATGAAGAGTTATACCGTCAGCCAATTGGCGCGACTGTCCGGCACATCGGTCCGGGCATTGCACCATTATGACGAGATCGGTCTTCTGAGGCCCGCGTTCATCGGCAATAATCGCTACCGCTATTATGGCGAGGAGGAGTTGCTGCGACTGCAGCAGATCCTCATTCACCGCGAACTCGATATCCCGCTCTCGAAGATCGGCGCGATCCTCGATGCGCGGGATTTCGACCGCCTTGCGGCGCTGCAAAAGCAACGCGAGCGGCTTGAGGAGCAGGTAGCGCGCTACGCCGATATGGTCAGGACGATCGACCGCACGATCGCCCGATTGAGGGGAGAATGCGCCATGACGGACGCAGAACTATATTCGGGCATCGTTTCGCCCGAGAAGCAGGCCGGGTATGAAGCCTGGCTGGTCGAACGCTACGGACCCGGGATAGAGCACGAACTCGAGACGAGCCGGAAGGCAATGGCGAACCAGACCGAGGCGGAGCGTGCCGCGTCGATGAAGGCGCTCGAAGCGATCGAAACCGCTCTGGCCGATGCGCTGCGGCAGGGCGTTTCGCCACAAGCGGCGGCGCTCGACCCGCTGATCGAACGCCACCGTGCCTGGGTGACGTCGAGCTGGGGTCGAGAGGCAACGCCGCAGGCCTATGCCGGGCTTGCCGATGTTTATGAGCATCCCGATTTCCGCCGTCGATACGAAACGATCGAACCGGGGTTCGCCGAGTATCTCATGACGGCGATGCGCAGCTGGGCGGCGCGGCAGGGGTGA
- a CDS encoding alpha/beta fold hydrolase — translation MRQSWSSLLVLLLSCATVASSPASAKFSRSPATADRAAGLSLVPCRVPQPSDTKTTGDPGRNAKCGIFTVPENRQAEGRTLPLRVIVLPASSGKPREPVFVLGGGPGQAATELVSDYKEGEFADHDLVFMDVRGTGEGHALDCPGGSDERPEAYLEPFLAAGAGFAACRDALQRHADLMQYTTMAAMRDLDDLRQAMGYDKINIDSGSYGTRAALIYIHMFGGHVHAAVLNGSVPVENRAPLYHAAAAQRAFDLLVRQCADDAPCHAAYPHIGDDLRTVLRRLRTRPERVVIQHPVTRAPLQISLSASGFADALRVMLYSAEAGRRVPRLLQDARAGNLAPFAEAAMQSSRGLAKSIRTGLLLSFTCAEDVRRIRPEEVARATRGSFIGDQRVRSQMAACAVWPKPPVPQDYYAPVISNVPVLIISGEVDPVTPPAWGDLMLRSFPNGIHVVLPAGHTPYNDCTVALSTSFYAAGTAKGLDTGCVSALRYPPFILPG, via the coding sequence ATGCGGCAATCCTGGTCGAGCTTGCTGGTGCTTTTGCTGAGTTGCGCCACGGTGGCGTCGTCGCCGGCTTCCGCCAAATTCTCTCGATCGCCGGCGACGGCCGATCGGGCGGCCGGACTGTCACTCGTACCGTGCCGCGTCCCGCAGCCCAGCGACACGAAAACGACCGGCGATCCAGGGCGGAACGCGAAATGCGGCATCTTCACCGTGCCGGAAAACCGGCAAGCGGAGGGACGAACGCTGCCATTGCGGGTGATCGTGCTGCCGGCCAGCTCGGGCAAGCCCCGGGAACCGGTCTTCGTGCTCGGCGGCGGCCCCGGCCAGGCCGCGACCGAGCTCGTTTCCGACTACAAGGAGGGAGAGTTCGCAGACCATGATCTGGTCTTCATGGATGTGCGCGGCACCGGCGAGGGGCATGCGCTCGACTGTCCTGGTGGATCGGACGAGAGGCCGGAAGCCTATCTCGAGCCCTTTCTGGCGGCGGGGGCCGGCTTCGCTGCGTGCCGTGACGCGCTTCAGCGGCATGCCGATCTCATGCAATATACCACCATGGCCGCGATGCGCGATCTGGACGATCTCCGGCAGGCGATGGGCTATGACAAGATCAACATCGACAGCGGATCCTATGGCACGCGCGCAGCGCTGATCTACATTCATATGTTCGGTGGCCATGTTCATGCCGCCGTGCTGAACGGTTCGGTGCCGGTGGAAAATCGTGCGCCGCTCTATCACGCGGCTGCCGCACAGCGTGCCTTCGATCTCCTGGTCCGGCAATGCGCCGACGACGCCCCCTGTCATGCCGCCTATCCCCACATTGGCGACGATCTCCGCACCGTCCTGCGCCGGCTCCGCACCAGGCCCGAACGCGTGGTGATCCAGCATCCGGTCACCCGCGCGCCCTTGCAGATCAGCCTCTCCGCGTCCGGTTTCGCCGATGCGCTTCGCGTCATGCTCTATTCGGCGGAGGCGGGCCGGCGGGTGCCGCGCCTGCTCCAGGACGCCAGGGCGGGGAATCTGGCACCGTTCGCCGAAGCGGCCATGCAGAGCAGCCGCGGCCTTGCCAAAAGCATTCGCACTGGCCTGCTCCTCTCCTTTACCTGCGCCGAGGATGTGCGGCGCATCCGGCCGGAGGAGGTCGCGCGCGCGACCAGGGGAAGCTTTATCGGTGACCAGCGGGTCAGGAGTCAGATGGCGGCATGCGCGGTCTGGCCCAAACCGCCTGTTCCGCAGGACTATTATGCGCCGGTCATATCGAACGTCCCGGTCCTGATCATTTCGGGTGAGGTGGACCCGGTGACGCCGCCGGCCTGGGGCGATCTGATGCTGCGCTCTTTTCCCAATGGCATTCATGTCGTCCTGCCGGCCGGACATACGCCCTATAATGACTGCACGGTCGCGCTATCGACCAGCTTCTATGCCGCCGGTACCGCCAAAGGGCTCGATACGGGCTGCGTGTCCGCGCTGCGCTATCCGCCGTTCATCCTGCCGGGATGA
- a CDS encoding creatininase family protein, which yields MRRYGICGILAAVLAAATSTTVAAREPSGPSPLAGTIATESYQELEAQASRGAIALWALGAIEEHGPHLPLMTDVVVPSGQLRIAATTLKARGVPNLIVPPYYWGVNNVTGAFAGSISIRPEVMTELMLDVFRSMAKAGIKRIYCVTGHFDAAHAGTIAAAVKRANDEKIIEARFVVPAPLGKRLGLVSGQSGALFAEWPAPPAGEPDLHAGEMETSAMLDLAPELVKQDIAKGLPPTGLTPEQLAGWRKGGDTARSITPSGYLGRPADAAAAKGRARLALEAGAYADAIGVDLKAGKGASED from the coding sequence ATGCGCCGATATGGGATTTGCGGCATCCTCGCCGCGGTGCTGGCGGCTGCCACATCGACGACGGTGGCCGCGCGTGAACCGTCCGGGCCTTCCCCGCTGGCAGGCACGATTGCGACGGAGTCGTACCAGGAGCTTGAAGCGCAGGCATCACGTGGCGCGATCGCCTTATGGGCGCTGGGCGCGATCGAGGAACATGGACCGCATCTGCCACTGATGACCGATGTCGTCGTGCCGTCGGGGCAGTTGCGGATCGCCGCGACGACGCTCAAGGCCCGCGGCGTGCCGAACCTCATTGTGCCGCCCTATTATTGGGGCGTGAACAATGTCACCGGCGCGTTTGCGGGCTCGATCTCGATCCGCCCGGAGGTGATGACCGAGTTGATGCTCGATGTGTTCCGCAGCATGGCGAAGGCCGGGATCAAGCGGATCTACTGCGTTACCGGGCATTTCGATGCCGCCCATGCCGGGACGATCGCCGCGGCGGTCAAGCGCGCCAATGACGAGAAGATCATCGAGGCGCGTTTCGTCGTCCCGGCGCCGCTCGGCAAGCGGCTTGGGCTGGTGTCGGGGCAATCCGGCGCGCTCTTCGCGGAGTGGCCCGCTCCCCCGGCTGGCGAGCCGGATCTTCATGCCGGCGAGATGGAAACATCGGCGATGCTCGATCTCGCGCCCGAGCTGGTAAAGCAGGACATCGCCAAAGGGCTGCCGCCGACCGGCCTGACGCCCGAACAGCTTGCCGGCTGGCGTAAGGGCGGGGATACGGCCCGGTCGATCACTCCGTCGGGCTATCTGGGCCGGCCGGCCGATGCGGCAGCGGCGAAGGGACGGGCCCGACTGGCGCTCGAGGCGGGGGCTTATGCCGATGCAATCGGTGTCGATCTGAAAGCCGGCAAGGGGGCATCCGAGGATTAA